Proteins from a genomic interval of Trifolium pratense cultivar HEN17-A07 linkage group LG6, ARS_RC_1.1, whole genome shotgun sequence:
- the LOC123890168 gene encoding transcription factor ORG2-like, which translates to MVAFCSPQFSYSNMGWFLEELEPESLLISHKQKNYVSLEYSLPHNEFSSPIKQDVEDIERSQSPKLMVKKLNHNASERDRRKKVNNLISSLRSLLPGEDQTKKMSIPVTISRVLKYIPELQKQVEGLIKKKEDFLSRISRQEYAVNKESSQKKIPIYNSSFIVSTSRLNDIELAIHISSYESNKIPLSEILMCLEDNGLFLLNSSSSKTFGGRLFYNLHFQVEKTQRLECDALIQKLLSICEKQRSNQY; encoded by the exons ATGGTTGCTTTCTGTTCTCCTCAATTCTCGTACTCAAACATGGGATGGTTCTTAGAAGAGTTAGAGCCAGAGTCCTTATTAATTAGCCATAAGCAAAAAAACTATGTATCATTAGAATACTCATTACCGCAtaatgaattctcttcaccaattaAGCAAGATGTTGAGGATATTGAAAGGTCACAATCCCCTAAGCTTATGGTTAAGAAGCTTAATCACAATGCTAGTGAACGTGATCGTCGCAAGAAGGTCAATAACTTGATTTCTTCACTTCGTTCACTTCTTCCCGGTGAAGATCAAACG AAAAAAATGAGCATTCCAGTAACAATTTCAAGAGTATTAAAATACATACCGGAATTACAAAAGCAAGTGGAAggattaattaagaaaaaagaagattttCTATCAAGAATTTCTAGGCAAGAATATGCAGTGAACAAAGAATCATCACAAAagaaaattccaatttacaatTCTTCTTTTATAGTTTCAACAAGTAGGCTTAATGATATTGAGCTAGCTATTCATATTTCATCTTATGAGTCTAACAAGATTCCATTATCTGAGATCTTGATGTGTTTAGAAGATAATGGACTTTTTCTACTAAATTCTTCATCTTCCAAAACCTTTGGAGGAAGACTCTTCTATAACTTGCATTTTCAG GTGGAGAAAACTCAAAGATTAGAGTGTGATGCTCTAATTCAAAAACTTTTGTCAATATGTGAGAAACAACGAAGTAATCAATATTGA
- the LOC123889216 gene encoding haloacid dehalogenase-like hydrolase domain-containing protein 3 yields MAVMMSRFRALTSKSNSLTSLNKFCRRSPSYSSSAAVVTEEHDTSSTFLKDYADYRRSLYGPITHKALLVDAVGTLVLPSQPMAQIYREIGEKYGVEYSEKEILHRYRRAYSQPWGKSRLRYVNDGRPFWQYIVSQSTGCSDAQYFEELYNYYTTDKAWHLCDPNAGEVFKALRKSGVKLAVVSNFDTRLRPLLRALNCDDWFDAVAVSAEVEAEKPNPTIFLKACELLDVKPEDAVHVGDDRRNDIWGARDAGCDAWLWGSDVHSFKEVAQRIGVQV; encoded by the exons ATGGCCGTTATGATGAGTCGTTTCCGTGCTCTAACTTCCAAATCCAACTCACTAACGTCACTCAACAAATTCTGCCGCCGTTCGCCGTCGTACTCTTCCTCCGCGGCGGTGGTTACTGAAGAACATGACACCAGCAGCACTTTTTTGAAAGATTATGCTGATTATAGAAGATCTCTTTACGGTCCGATTACTCATAAAGCTCTTCTTGTTGATGCTGTTGGTACTCTTGTTCTTCCTTCTCAACCTATGGCTCAG ATATATAGGGAGATTGGGGAGAAATATGGTGTGGAGTATTCTGAGAAAGAGATTTTGCATAGATACAGAAGAGCTTATAGTCAGCCTTGGGGTAAATCTCGTCTCAG ATATGTAAATGATGGCAGGCCTTTCTGGCAATACATAGTGAGCCAATCTACTGGCTGTTCCGATGCTCAATACTTTGAAGAACTTTATAACTACTATACGACAGACAAG GCATGGCACCTATGTGACCCTAATGCAGGAGAAGTGTTCAAAGCTCTTAGAAAATCAGGTGTAAAATTGGCTGTTGTGTCAAATTTTGACACTCGGTTAAGACCTCTCCTGCGGGCATTAAATTGTGATGATTGGTTTGATGCTGTAGCGGTATCAGCTGAG GTTGAAGCAGAGAAACCAAATCCAACTATATTTCTTAAAGCGTGTGAACTATTGGATGTAAAACCTGAGGATGCTGTTCATGTTGGGGATGATCGACGGAATGATATATGGGGTGCTAGAGATGCAGGCTGTGATGCTTGGCTTTGGGGAAGTGATGTTCACTCTTTTAAGGAG GTAGCACAGAGGATTGGAGTCCAGGTCTGA